The genomic window cttttattttttacggTTTTGCTGCCTGTCATTTGACAAATTCTAAGTACCTGTATCTTTCCACGAAATCgtttctctcttttattttctcgAAATTAGCCATATCCTCTCGTTTGAGAGAAGTTTCTGACGAGCAAAGTCCATCGTCCTTGCAAGCAAATAACCAAGGATTCAGAGATCAAGACGCAACCTTGACTGAACTGAATAACAGAAGATTAAGCAAGTAGCAGTGACTGTCCGATCCAGTGATTCGCAGATCCAAGACACGATCGTTCTCTATCACTCTATCATGTCTAGTCATTTGCAGGGCCAGTGAGAGCGCCCATTGCTGTTTCTTTTTGTCCTCCTGAACGGCTGAACCTCGAAGCAAAGTGGATCTGGAGTTCTTGTGCTGCAATTTTATCGATTCAAGCATGTCAATCTTGTGAAGCAATGTCTCTTGTTTCTGTGAGACTTCTGAACTTTGACAGGAACTGAACTGTATAAGGACAAAGCTTCACCATCACAATGGGTCGTCAATTTGGAAGCTGTAACCTGAACAGAGACTCTGCAACTGTTTGCCTATTTGGAAAACTAGATATTTCATCCTTAGCATAGTCGATGACTGTGACGAGTGTCATTATATTGTCACTGTTATTTGTTCCTCTTTATGTGAAGGCCCCAATAATACCATCTTAGTAATAAATATTAACCTATTTCTCCAACAAAGAACACTGCACAAGATGGAGATACCTTGGCTCTTTTATCTTTTGTCAGTACTATGTATGACAATGTTGTCTCAGGCCATCCATTGTACTTTGCTCATAGCCTCGTATTCATTGGGAGTTGGAACTAGGTACAAGCTTTACTTTGAGGATTCAGGCTTTGTCAGCTGCTCATGGGAACACAATCTTTAATTTgagctaattaattagtaatttaaACAGGTGTTTCCATGCTCATGTAATCGAGTCCAAGTGCAAACCTAttatactctctttttttttctgctaaaCGTACATTTTTAGCATTGAAGAGTTCTGTACATAATCTTGTCTTTGCTAATGCCTTTTGTTTGTTAGTGCTTTAGTTTGTCATTACAGTAAGAAATGAGGCGTACAAGCAGAGAACTGATGCGAAAGAGTGTGGCACCCGGAGCCATTGCTGGCCACAGATGCAGAAATCTTGCAGAAAATGGAGCAGCCAAGTTCTTTCAAATTCTTATCATAACAAGATAGTAGCTCAGTAATCTAGTCAGATTGTTGTGTCTTGTTGCACTGAAGTAAAATAGAGAGATAATAGTACTAGGATTCCTTTGCTGACAGTCAGACAGAGGCTTTAGTCCAGAGCTCTTTAGAAGGCAATCAAGTGTGCTTAGATATTTTTGGACCATACCAAATCTTCAGATAACCAAATCCTCTTTGGTTTGGCTTTCAGCTTTTCAGGGAGGAAAGGGCACAAAATCAGCAAAATGATTAATAATTAGTGGTGTAGGTTCAGCTGTTCAGTTGGATGTCAAATCATCTACTTAAGTTAGTAATAGTGACTATGTCAAATCAAATCATCTGTTATTACTGAGTTACTATTAACTGAATGTAACTCTGCTCTGCTTCTGAATTTCCTTGCTTAGTGCCATCAAATTTTACCATCTTTTGCTGTGGAAACAAAGGGTCAATTATATAGACAAAGTGAATCACTGAATCTTTCATCAACTAGCAACCTTTTTTTACCACACAAATGATAGCACCACAGCATGGTCGAGAAGGATGGAGAAGTAGGGAATAATAATATGTTGCGCCTGAGACAGTATTTCAACAATCTTAGTACTTGGTATAGCAATTACCAACCATTTGCAGTCCAAAATGACGGCACTGAAATAAAGTTTTGTAGCCTCATCATTCCCTTGGAAAACCAGTGGTTGCATCTTGCATCAAGTAAAACTAAAAGTGTTTGgttaaaagcaaaacaaaaatacTCAAAAGTGGACTAATGTGGGATCCCTGACTGGatttttttgaacctttttaatttttaattttaaaagtaaaccttttcaaaattaatttccAAAATCTAAACCTTCTGACCATGCCAGCCCGTCTGGCGTGGCAAAACAACACTGACACGTCACCTGAAGTAGGTGTAACAGTTTTATCCTGCCACGCCAGCAAAAGCGGTGTAACCAAATAACGCTACCACACCAACGAGACCGGCGTAGCCAAATACCTCTATCACACTAGCGAGACCGGCTTTTGTCATGGTAGTTTGGCTAGCGTGATTAAAAGATTCAGATTTTAAAATaagtatttaaaataaaaaaggttcaaaaaaataaaaaaatattccccCAATGTTGCGTATCTTTGATATATCATCTCTACGTTAAGATTTTACACCTGTTTATTACCCTCGATATTTTAATCCTGAAATATTAGGGCCCATTTAAGATAACTGAAATTGATTGATCCATGGATAATCTGATCTTTGTGATATCTTAAGAGTATAAATGAATGCATTAGCTTGTAAAATTTTATAAAGTTGTTTTACAAAtgtatttcaagaaaaaaaaatataattttctttttgcacGAAAAGGTGTTGCTTGGAAGCTTGGGAACCGTacaaacaaaaatcaagaatttttaaaaatatggcatactccctccatcccataatataagggattttgagtttttgcttgctgtttaaccactcgtcttattcaatttcttttgcaaatataaaaaacgaaaagttgtgcttaaaatactttggataataaagtaagtcaaaaaaaataaataataattccaaatttttttgaataagacgaatggttaaacagtgcaagaaaaaaaaaatcaaaatcccttatattatgggatggagggaataacTTTTAGTATGGGTCAGTTTGCGTTTTAAtgatgttgtaaattacttgtatatccttccttttttttcttaaagaaaaggaaaaattttaTGCCTCATGAGTCTTGAATTACAAGTTAGAACTCAATGTTGATAGTtagtatttcctttttcttaaaatataagaatttagtCCGGATAAGTtccgtttttatattttgagatcgAGGAAATAACAAGTTTTATTTCCAAGTAATATTCAAATaactgtttaaaaaaattaaataactcGAAAAaggaaatgaccaaaatgccctCGCTCCCCCCTCCACCGCTTCCCCTCCTTCCCCCGGCCCCCGCTTCTTCTACAGTTCTACTCCACACctcctttctctccctctctcgctcgctcgctctcctctcctccctcgcgcgcgcggccggcgagcggAGCGGGTCGGCAGGTGCGCGGACGGCGTCGTCTCCTCCCCCGACCCCGCCGCAGCCTCCCACCCTCCCTGTgccgcctcctcgcgcgcgctgccgccgccggcgagcaggtTTGGAGTTGGGGGGCGACGTGGCAGGCCTGCTTGCTCCTCTAACCGAATTGAAGGTATCCGTTTCTCCTTCCCTTTGCTACTTCATGAGCCGTCATAGATTGGAGATCCATCCGGGCGAACAATGGATTTTGTGCGGTATCTTCCATTCCACACCCAATTTGTTAACCCGTACAGGTTACTAGATGGCAGTTTGCTTGAAGAGAGGATTGGGGAATTAATCGGCTGAACACCGATTCCCCGGCGTTATGTCCTCCTCTGCTCTCGTGCCCCATTGACTTTTTGCGTTATTGTAATGGCCAAATTGGCCGGGTTGAGTGATCCTTACTGGTTACTGAGCTGTTCTTGCTTGAGCTTGGAGTGACCACATTCCCCGGCAAGCACGGTTAAATCCTGGTGCCCGTGAATATTACGCATATGCATGTGGACTTTCAAAAGGATTTTAGTAAGATCAGGGATGTGCGGCTGGTGTCCGTCTCTTAGAGCCTATGTTAAGTGGTGTATATGCGGGGGTGTGAGTGTGGTGTCACGTGAGTAGTGGTGTGTGTGCGTTTGTCTGCCGTGtaattgcaaaaaagaaaagcttcTAGTACTTTACCCCACTAAAAAAGTTTTGGATTTCTGATGCTACTAGTTTCAGCCACAGAAAATTGGGTTGAGTTTCATTTGGTGGAGTGCTGTGCTCCAGAAACAAGAAAATCTTGGTGAGAACATAGAAAGTTGAATGTTGCCTGAGTGCTTAATGGCGAAATTGTGTTGGCAGGAAATGGCAGGGCAAAGATCTGATTCGCAGTCAGATGAATCGTTCGAATACATGTTGCTTGAGAGGGACCCTGATCTTTACCGTACAGTCTTCTCGGGCCCGAGCCAGATAAGTCCGTGGATCGACCCGAGCGTGCTGACTTTGCAGCACCGGATAGGGAGAGGTCCATTTGGGGATGTTTGGATTGCAACCCACCATCAGAGGACAGAGGATCATGATCGGTACCATGAGGTCGCTGTGAAGATGTTGCATCCAATTAGAGAGGACCAACTGCAAGCCTTCTCAGTGAGGTTTGACGAGATCTTTAGCAAATGCCAAGGTCTAAGCAATGTGTGCTTCCTACATGGCATCTCAACACAGAATGGAAGGGTATGTATGCTATTAGTGGTGTGTTGATCTTTCTTGTCTTGATTATCTTTGCACATCAGGCCAGCCTAATAGCTTATTTTGTATCATGGTTTTTTAGATTTGTATAGCAATGAAGTTTTACGAAGGATCCATTGGAGATAAGATGGCCCGGCTTAAAGGTGGAAGGATCCCTTTATCAGATGTTTTAAGGTACGGTAGAATTTCCCACAGTTTATCACATATACTAATATTGCCATGATCAACGCATTACAAATTGAACCTTAGGATTTCAGCATGTAGTTTGCAACTTCCTATTGATGTTCTGACTGCTGActtggttggttggattatttgtCTGATTTCCTTTCTCATTTTAGCATTGGCACAAGTTCTTATTGATTTCTGAGAGTGATTATGGTCTATTTAGAGGAATTTCGTGCTTATTTTCTTCAGAATGTTTCTTATATATCTTTTTAATTCACAGATATGGTGCTGATTTGGCCCGTGGCATTATAGACCTGCACTCAAGAGGAATATTGATTCTAAATCTTAAGCCCTGTAATTTTCTCCTTGATGAACATGACCATGCTGTGCTGGGTGATTTTGGAATTCCGTCCTTGCTGTTTGGGCTCTCACTGCCTAATCCAGATCTTATCCAACGACTTGGAACTCCAAATTACATGGCCCCAGAACAATGGCAACCAAGCATTAGAGGGCCAATTAGCTATGAGACAGACTCATGGGGTTTTGCCTGCAGCATCCTTGAGATGTTGAGTGGCATTCAACCATGGCGTGGCAAATCACCAGATGAGGTTTATCAGTTGGTTGTcctgaagaaagaaaaaccaATTTTTCCATACAATTTGCCTCCAGCAATAGAGAATGTCCTTTCTGGATGCTTTGAATATGACTTTAGAGACCGCCCCCAGATGACTGATATTTTAGATGCATTTGAGAGGTAACATGCTTATTATCCTGCTTTTCATGTTCAACAATTTACATTTTGATTGAATTGCCattgagttattttttttgcttataTACTATAATTTACAAAAGCTAATCGGTGCTAAATATGTGAATCCATGGAATTGTGTGTTTTAATACTTGTATTCTGTTAGCTTGTTGTAATTTGAagtatcttatatatttatatgcatttttttcctttgcatAATTCTTTACTGTCCCATAGCAGTAACTTGGATTACATGTTGTcctaattatttctttttaatgtTGATCAGTGCAAAAGACGTAGATTACGAAAATACTGACCAGGGAAATTCTGAAAATCTAAGGATGGTCAGTCCAGCCCTGCCAAGCCGCACTAACTGGTCATTCTTCAAGGACAAGTTGCAAGTGGGAGACAAGGTTCGCTCGAGAAAGCTTAAAAACACTTGTAGTCCAACAACCATGGAAGTCCCTGATGGAACCATAGTTGGAATGGAGGATAATGGAGAGCGTGATGGCTACATTCTTGTAAGGATCCATGGTTTACATGATCCTTTGAAGGTTCGCTCTTCAACAGTGGAAAGGGTAACCTATGGTTTCGCTGCTGGAGACTGGGTACGGCTTAGGGAGGATGAGAAGAAGCGATCTCAGGTTGGAATTCTTCATAGCATTGACCGTAGTGGTACTGTTTATGTAGGTCTGATTGGAGTGGACACCCTCTGGAAGGGTGAATACTCTGACCTTCAAATGGCTGAAGCCTACTGTGTTGGGCAGTTTGTGCGGCTGAAAGCCAATATTTCAAGCCCACAGTTTGAATGGCAGCGAAAGAGAGGTGGAGGACTGGCTACAGGCCGTATTTC from Oryza glaberrima chromosome 6, OglaRS2, whole genome shotgun sequence includes these protein-coding regions:
- the LOC127776643 gene encoding E3 ubiquitin-protein ligase KEG isoform X1 translates to MLPECLMAKLCWQEMAGQRSDSQSDESFEYMLLERDPDLYRTVFSGPSQISPWIDPSVLTLQHRIGRGPFGDVWIATHHQRTEDHDRYHEVAVKMLHPIREDQLQAFSVRFDEIFSKCQGLSNVCFLHGISTQNGRICIAMKFYEGSIGDKMARLKGGRIPLSDVLRYGADLARGIIDLHSRGILILNLKPCNFLLDEHDHAVLGDFGIPSLLFGLSLPNPDLIQRLGTPNYMAPEQWQPSIRGPISYETDSWGFACSILEMLSGIQPWRGKSPDEVYQLVVLKKEKPIFPYNLPPAIENVLSGCFEYDFRDRPQMTDILDAFESAKDVDYENTDQGNSENLRMVSPALPSRTNWSFFKDKLQVGDKVRSRKLKNTCSPTTMEVPDGTIVGMEDNGERDGYILVRIHGLHDPLKVRSSTVERVTYGFAAGDWVRLREDEKKRSQVGILHSIDRSGTVYVGLIGVDTLWKGEYSDLQMAEAYCVGQFVRLKANISSPQFEWQRKRGGGLATGRISQILPNGCLVIKFPGKFNLGEVCSCLADPSEVEVVSFDKCEGIVKKYEHLEDFHWAVRPLFIAVGFFTALKLGIFVGKGIARPRSRKVASVSDQSDHQQLQQQEVQNNANAAWLPPTVANMLFRDGPTLSG
- the LOC127776643 gene encoding E3 ubiquitin-protein ligase KEG isoform X2 — its product is MAGQRSDSQSDESFEYMLLERDPDLYRTVFSGPSQISPWIDPSVLTLQHRIGRGPFGDVWIATHHQRTEDHDRYHEVAVKMLHPIREDQLQAFSVRFDEIFSKCQGLSNVCFLHGISTQNGRICIAMKFYEGSIGDKMARLKGGRIPLSDVLRYGADLARGIIDLHSRGILILNLKPCNFLLDEHDHAVLGDFGIPSLLFGLSLPNPDLIQRLGTPNYMAPEQWQPSIRGPISYETDSWGFACSILEMLSGIQPWRGKSPDEVYQLVVLKKEKPIFPYNLPPAIENVLSGCFEYDFRDRPQMTDILDAFESAKDVDYENTDQGNSENLRMVSPALPSRTNWSFFKDKLQVGDKVRSRKLKNTCSPTTMEVPDGTIVGMEDNGERDGYILVRIHGLHDPLKVRSSTVERVTYGFAAGDWVRLREDEKKRSQVGILHSIDRSGTVYVGLIGVDTLWKGEYSDLQMAEAYCVGQFVRLKANISSPQFEWQRKRGGGLATGRISQILPNGCLVIKFPGKFNLGEVCSCLADPSEVEVVSFDKCEGIVKKYEHLEDFHWAVRPLFIAVGFFTALKLGIFVGKGIARPRSRKVASVSDQSDHQQLQQQEVQNNANAAWLPPTVANMLFRDGPTLSG